The following proteins are encoded in a genomic region of Nicotiana sylvestris chromosome 4, ASM39365v2, whole genome shotgun sequence:
- the LOC104235020 gene encoding RING-H2 finger protein ATL11-like — MPALTKFFSHFNELINILFYSWLPKVLRFLVLVSLVSVSLYVQRQEKQKCRKIINKKSSKFVYKKRKLLGLAATEPLDCAICLLEFEHGDKGRKIESCSHMFHGNCLNKWLMHGKGQGTCPLCRSVIIPENMVEGHRKVEDEGLAFTFFEEELALLLLSGLSSGCRTQGRF; from the coding sequence atgCCGGCTCTCACTAAATTCTTCTCTCATTTTAACGAACTGATCAACATTTTATTCTATTCATGGCTTCCTAAAGTACTACGGTTTCTAGTGCTGGTTTCTCTTGTTTCAGTCAGTTTATACGTACAgagacaagaaaaacaaaagtgtaGGAAAATAATAAACAAGAAGAGCTCTAAATTTGTGTATAAAAAGAGGAAGTTACTGGGGTTAGCTGCTACAGAACCACTTGATTGTGCGATTTGCTTATTGGAATTCGAGCACGGAGATAAAGGGAGGAAGATTGAAAGTTGCAGTCATATGTTCCATGGAAATTGCTTAAATAAATGGCTAATGCATGGGAAGGGACAAGGAACTTGCCCGCTTTGCCGGAGCGTGATTATACCGGAAAATATGGTGGAAGGTCACCGGAAAGTTGAAGATGAAGGATTGGCGTTTACTTTCTTTGAGGAGGAACTTGCTCTTCTATTGCTGTCTGGCTTGAGTAGTGGATGTCGCACTCAAGGGCGTTTCTAG